GGTGCTTGGCAGTTCAGTGGCCTTGTCATTTATGCACCCAGTATTGAAAGGGATGAGTTGGGATGGCAATATTGACAGTGCAGTAGACTCGTGCAATAGTAAATTGGGGTTAGCTTTGAGCCTGCAGGCCACCTAGGTTTTGATTAGTCTTTCTGGTACGTCTGTCACAAATGCAGTGCTGAGCAGTGGATTTTGTCAGGGGAGGTACCTTGTTCTGAGGCCGTTCATTTTCGCAAAGAGCAGCCGCAGaactttctccttctcctcccacGTAAGTTCAGAGATGTCCACCTTGGCGCTGTGCAGATGTCCCCTAAAACAGAGCGAGAGACCTGAGCCTAAACAGACTAAGCCACAGAATAAAGGAGAAGGGGTCACAACAAAGGCTACTTTGAAAAAATATACTTGAAATTGGCTTTCTGGATTCAAAGGTAACAATTTCTATAAAACTTTCTATAAAACTTACATAGCATGATAGATTGCATgatagaataaaatataattattgaaATACTTATTGCACACTGAATATGCTAATCGACCCTGATCCTAGAGCACTGAAACCATGTGGGCACTGCAGCTGTCTAAATGGCCCTGTGCAAACCTATTTGCCTTCAGAAGAATGCTTGGGCTGCTGGGTGTCTCATCTGGTCAAGACACTAtttgtgcatggatgggccccacggtctggtactGAATCTAAACCATGGCAGTACCGACTATGGCCAGCAGCCCAACAGGGCAGCGCACAATTTGTGCTACATTAGCACGCTGTCAGGGGCTTCTGAGGACAGGATGTTTTCTGCACTTTCTCTAATTCATAGCGAAGTGCTGATCAGgataaaagcattaaaaaatacaaaaaactaaaGAAGAATGTTAAGGAGGCTACGTGCTTAGATGACCATAATCACTGCAGCTCTCTTGGACTCCTGAGGAGGCCCTACTGTATGAAACGAGCAGGTCGCACCAGTTCTCTGTGGCGTCCAGGTCAGTGGTGCTGCTCTGGTTCTTGTGGAAGGAGCGGATGCGGGGGTGGTCCTGCTGCCCGCCCCAGGCCGTGCCCCTCTGCGGCGGGTAggactgtctgtgctgctgtcggCTGGCCTGGATCTCCTGCTTCACCTGGGCCAGAGCCTCCTGGAAGAAGACCTCCAGCTCCGTGCGCTGCTCCACCACGCTACGGGCCAGCCGCTTCACCCTGTTCATCTCCCGCTCCCGCATGGCCAGCACCTTCTGCAGTTTGTCCATCTCCGCCTGCCCGGCCTCCGTGCTGACCAGCGCCCTCTGCTGCACGTCCTGCGTCTCCTTCTCGAACTCCCCGGCCATGCGCCCCAGGGCCCGCTCCAGCACCGCCACCTTCCCCTTCAGCTCCACCACCTTGTCTCTCTGCTCCTTCAGCTGTGAGACGCTGTCCTTCAGCATCAGGTCACAAGTCTCctggagatgggggaggggttaccAATGACAGGTTAGGAGGACCATGAAAAACCACACGTGAGCTTCTTGTCATGTGTGCCTGGAGATTGACTGACCTGACCCAGTCAATGCTGCGTCTGTCCAAGAAAGCACATAATTTGGTTCTAGTCAAGCTTGTCAACAGTCAACCACTGATGgatgcatgagtgtgagtgtatttgcCTAAGGTAGTGGTGCCCAAGGAAACTGAGACCCAGGCACTGAAATGAAACCAGGGCCTGTGGAAACTGCAGACCGCAGCTACTAGCCGCTGGGACTGGCTGGCACTGTCGGCTCAAGGGGGAAAATGAGGCCGCTGGGAAAAcaagcacaaataaataaaagtgggGAAGCACCATCTGAAACGTCCTCACCAAAGGCTAAACATAACCGGCATAAACACCTTCCTGAGGTGAATCCTCCTCGGCTTGGGCTGCCCGCGGGGCAGGTTGCTGCTCACTGCATGACCAGAGGCATACCTTGTGCTGCATAAGGGAGTGATTCTCCTCCGCGAGTGTGACTGTCACTCtcctcagctcctccacctCTTTCATGTGGTAGCTGAGCGCCTCGTTCAGACGGATGTTCTCCTTGAAGACCGAGCGCGATGCCTCGTCCAGCTGCCTGTTTTAAGAGGACACGCTAAGTTTTGAGACAAACAGCGGCTTCTTTGTTACCATTCGTCCCTAAGCCACTTTGTCATCTAGAAGGCACTCATTTGGGTTGTGTGATGTATTGCAAACGCTTACATCATTTTTTCCTCTATTCTGGCCCTGGAGTGCCCGAAAGGTTtctggtttttggtttttgttccacCTTAGACCCATAATTGAGTTAGCTAATTGGTTTTGTGAGTCCTtccccttgaaaaaaaaatcatatacacacagtgcagtccatcagtattggacagtgacatgatatttgttgttttggctctgtacttcggcacactgaatttgaaatgaaacaatggatatgaggttaaagtgcagactattagctttaatttaagggtatttacatcaaTATCAAGTGAACCATGAAGGAATGCCTGGCCTTTTTATGCAGTCGCCCCATTTTGAGGGACctgacaattggctgctcagctgtttcttggccagctgtgtgttgttgcatcattagttcatgcacaagataGCCAACAaaagttgattctaggtgtggaaattccatttggaatctgttggaGTCTCAACCAGGACCAAATACGTGTCGTTAAAGCCACACCATCATTGGGTGGAAAAAATGATCAGACACAGCCAAAGCATTGGTTGTgttaaaatcaactgttttgtacattgttaagaagcaagaatgccctggtgagctcagcaatagcaaacaatcTGGTAGACTATGGGAGACCACTGCCGTAAATGatcaaagaatactttcaattgtggaGAAAAACCatatcaaaaacactctccagAATGTAGGCATAGTTGTGTCaaatactaaaataaagagaagccTGCAGcggcataacctcagagggttcactgcaagatgtaaaccactggtaagcctcaagaacagaacggcCAGAACGACTTTAGAGTAAGGTACATAAAAACATTGTTCTGGAACAAACCCTTATGGACATATGTGATGAGTATTAACTTATGCCacagtgatggaaagagaaaagtgttgagaaataaaagaactgctcatgatccaaagcacttCATTTTTGAAGCATGTTGTGTTATGCCTTAGACATGTATAGCTGCCATTGGAACAGGCtgacttgtctttattgatgatgccACTGCTGATGGCAgtagcaggatgaattctgaagtgtacaaacACTTTACCTGCTCATATCCAACTTCAGCCTCAAAACTGATAGGGCGGCATATCACCTTGCAGttggacaatgaccccaaataCACTgataaagcaaccaaggagaactaaaaatgtgaaatgttcttGACAGGCTAactcaatcacctgacctgaatccaactgaacatgtgtttcacttgctgaagacaacactgaaggcaaaaatctccaaaacaaacaggaactgaagacagcgGAACTGAAGAGAGCATTGCCACagagatacccagcatctggtgatgtctatgggtcacagacttcagaaGGCAGTCATCTGAtacaaaggatttgcaaccacatactaaatatgacaactctAAGATTATGCTAATTTGTCCAATTTCTTTTGGTCCTCTAAAATAGGGGCACTGTGCataaaaagagctgtaattcctacatgaatcactggatatggatgcAAACACTCttaaattaaatctgacagtctgcactttaacgtcatagtcattgtttcatttcaaatccagtgtgctggagtacagagccaaaacaacaaaatctgtgtcactgtccaaatacctaTGGACTGCATTGTATATCATTATGTCattatcctgtgtgtgtgtgtgtgtttgtgtgtgtgaaacatgcCTCACAAAAGCTGCAGGGCTGTGGCCCTCAAAGGGTGGAATTGAAAAAACCGCATAATTTATGATGAACAACACCACAGAAATGAATTCCAAACAAGCTCAGATTTGCTGACCAACACTTGCAACCAGTCCTGAGCTAATTTTCTTATTGTTGGACAGCTAAATTTGTATTGAGTGACCCATCTTATTCTATGCCTATGAAACTTACATTACTCATCTTACCCTCATACAGGTCTGTGAAATTGCTAAACTGCAGTGCACCCCAAACAGCTGTCCTCAAGGTTCCAACTTGTAAATGATAGGGGCCTCTTAATATTGCAGAATAACCTTACCTACTGAGAGTGTATCTTTGGCTTAGGTGATGTACACTATCTGCTGGAAGACAAACTAGAGTGGTCAAGATAATAACCTTGttttctataaatatttattttccttcactTCTTTCCTGGGGAAGGTTGGCCCTGCAGGTTGAAATGTAAAATTAGCCTGCAATTTGCTGGCGGACGCACTCACACAATGGCCTCGTTGTGGGCTCTCTCTGCCAGCTGGGCGATCCTCTGCTCTGCCTCCTTCTCCAGGCGAAGCTGTGGGGAACACAGCACTTAGCGTCCCTGTACCTTTCTGCATCCTGTTCTATGCCTGGGTCCTTTCTCTGCTAGAGCGTAACATTTCTCAGAAGGTCTTACAACACTGCAGAAATGCTATCGAGCTACTGCGACATCGCTGTCACATTACTGTGGGCTATGTATCCGTGGCTGGGTCTCACACCATTCTCACTTCCAGCATTCGCTTGACAGTGTTTATTAAATTCTGCTTCAGAATTGCAGCACATTTGGCTGTGTTCTCACCTTTCCAGTTTTCTGCAGCACAAATTTCAATCTTTACTGGTCTTGGGGTGAGTCTTAGACCGGCCTCTAGACTGTACTGCATTAGCAATATTTTGTACTTGTAGTCAAGTTATAATAAGATAAGATGATGGTAaaattttgttaatatttgcaAACCATGTGGATTTCTATgcagcacacatacatgtgACTCTAACTACCTAGGAAAGAGCTATACACATGAGGTCCAGGGTAATGTGCAAGCAGATTCCTGGATTTATGACATCTGTACCTTCTCTCTGAAGAACTTGTGCTCCATTCTTGATAGACTTTCTTTGTGACCCCTATCTGCATGATCCATACTCTCTTTTATCTaggttgaaaaaaaagattattcatTCCCAATTTGAGCAATGTGCTCAACAGAGCAGTATTTTGAATATAACTGATCTGACAGATCTTACATCACTCAGCTCCTGTTCCATGTGGGCTTTCTTCTTCCGGAACTCTTTGATCATCTTGAGTTCTCCCTGAATCATACGGAACTCACCAGATCTCTTGCTGAAGGTCTCTTCCAGTTCATTTATCCTGAGTTTGTATTCAGCAACctgaaacagccaatcacatgcagaCCACACTTAGCCAGTACTACAACCAAGATGTTGACCCATGACCCATAATACGCCTGAGCACTGAACCCTGCCTCAGtgtctgtatttttgtacaaaatgtGATCGGGTCAAGCTTAGATCTCTCACCACATCACAAACCTCCCCTCTCAATTCTATttattgcaatatatattttcaaggATTAGTCATTGT
This window of the Anguilla anguilla isolate fAngAng1 chromosome 1, fAngAng1.pri, whole genome shotgun sequence genome carries:
- the LOC118208077 gene encoding basal body-orientation factor 1-like, with product MPKKKGKKGKKGKGKGKKDGKQEPKNDKESDIDKSKANAALWEAKLEVIERSRTDYRDAARKLARANEDLTNQQYSAEKDTLDIISFLKRKDVEKEEKIAQLEEQLKEQKNKAAEESEQLVAEYKLRINELEETFSKRSGEFRMIQGELKMIKEFRKKKAHMEQELSDIKESMDHADRGHKESLSRMEHKFFREKLRLEKEAEQRIAQLAERAHNEAIVQLDEASRSVFKENIRLNEALSYHMKEVEELRRVTVTLAEENHSLMQHKETCDLMLKDSVSQLKEQRDKVVELKGKVAVLERALGRMAGEFEKETQDVQQRALVSTEAGQAEMDKLQKVLAMREREMNRVKRLARSVVEQRTELEVFFQEALAQVKQEIQASRQQHRQSYPPQRGTAWGGQQDHPRIRSFHKNQSSTTDLDATENWGHLHSAKVDISELTWEEKEKVLRLLFAKMNGLRTRKPTQPPALSESPERNQNGRDPGVAEEPFHMTFITQAPLYSMPPEPRGLPDIKTM